One stretch of Nitrososphaerota archaeon DNA includes these proteins:
- a CDS encoding V-type ATPase subunit yields MGFSKSKRVYATVKSFSQRGKLLSKAELQTLAESRDLDELITRIKNTKYADSVSKVTKSYTAAKIESALRSKLADIHYSIAKTAGDSDILDVYYLKFIISNLKMILKGKALGKTQEEIEPYLNLHAEELIKQRDVVVKSLVAKDLEEAVASLATIEFGEETARAVAIYNDKKNIQVFDVFLDKILYKQLGKAIKNSKDKDLIKLVGMDIDFYNVMSILRGKFWNIDEEQIKDLIVTHTSSVPRDLIGKMISADSVRGVMDELAASRYRNLIPQTENELDVVSELEHNFEMAIFRAVNRSFTKMFKFSTIVGITKLTAYEVRNIAAIAFAVEQKIDAQTIMARLITEQEK; encoded by the coding sequence ATGGGCTTTAGTAAGTCTAAACGAGTTTATGCCACAGTAAAGTCATTTAGCCAGAGAGGCAAGCTACTATCAAAGGCAGAACTGCAGACTCTGGCAGAATCCAGAGATCTGGATGAGCTGATCACTAGAATAAAGAACACAAAATATGCAGACTCTGTATCCAAGGTAACAAAGTCATACACAGCAGCAAAAATAGAGTCTGCCCTCAGAAGCAAGCTGGCAGACATTCATTATTCGATTGCCAAGACTGCCGGCGACTCGGACATTTTAGATGTATACTACTTGAAATTCATAATTTCCAACCTCAAGATGATTCTCAAGGGAAAGGCGTTAGGTAAGACCCAAGAGGAAATAGAGCCATACCTGAACTTGCATGCAGAAGAGCTGATCAAGCAAAGGGATGTGGTGGTAAAGTCCCTAGTTGCCAAAGACCTCGAAGAAGCAGTAGCAAGCCTTGCAACGATCGAGTTTGGCGAGGAGACTGCGAGGGCAGTTGCAATTTACAATGACAAAAAGAACATTCAGGTGTTTGATGTGTTCTTGGATAAGATTTTGTACAAACAATTAGGCAAGGCAATTAAGAACTCGAAAGATAAGGATCTCATAAAGTTAGTCGGGATGGATATTGACTTTTACAATGTCATGAGCATACTTCGAGGCAAGTTCTGGAACATTGATGAAGAACAAATCAAGGACCTGATTGTAACACACACATCATCTGTGCCAAGAGATCTAATTGGAAAAATGATTTCAGCAGATTCTGTCAGGGGAGTAATGGACGAGCTTGCAGCTAGTAGATACCGGAACCTGATTCCCCAAACCGAAAACGAACTGGATGTAGTGTCTGAACTTGAGCACAACTTTGAGATGGCCATATTTCGTGCAGTGAACCGATCTTTTACAAAGATGTTCAAGTTTTCAACAATTGTCGGAATTACAAAGTTGACTGCATATGAGGTTAGAAATATTGCTGCAATTGCATTTGCCGTGGAGCAGAAAATAGACGCCCAGACAATAATGGCCCGCCTCATAACAGAGCAGGAAAAATAG
- a CDS encoding ammonium transporter, which translates to MKNRNHKYALLLVIAVAATSTGVLSTAYAQQIDDGMDGYLVRGTGIDTGNPAECWYETEPGSGTFAPCMIDNGDTAWILTATSLVLFMTPGVAFFYGGLARSKNMVNVLGMTLVVMGLISVQWVLWGYSLAFGPVNQDSNLYMGSLDYVGFNKVSHVAPLGSPAACTDQVYYTLRSPYVVSSDVKCSAIWPGTIPHQLFAIFQATFAIITPALVIGGIIDRIKFSAFVVFILLWATFVYDPVAHWVWGGGFIFAGKLDMNPDLAPAVALDYAGGTVVHITSGFSALAGALVLGRRLGYGKVPMEPHNIPMVVLGTGMLWFGWFGFNGGSGLAADGIATSAWVVTNTATGMAALTWMLMAWAHTGKPSVVGTASGAVAGLVTITPAAGFVGPMAALIIGIAAGTVCYGCVSFKNSRKWDDALDVWGIHGMGGFTGAVLTGTLASPHIWDTGFGIGAWTGTPEGYEQQAINIMGALISAGYAFGVTIVILKVMDAVWPGGIRVTPKEEEIGLDLAQHGERAYVNE; encoded by the coding sequence ATGAAGAACAGGAATCACAAGTATGCTCTATTACTTGTGATAGCAGTTGCCGCAACTTCGACAGGCGTACTGTCGACAGCTTATGCACAACAGATCGATGATGGCATGGATGGCTATCTAGTCAGAGGTACCGGTATTGATACTGGTAACCCAGCAGAGTGCTGGTATGAAACAGAACCAGGCTCTGGAACATTTGCCCCATGCATGATCGACAACGGCGACACCGCTTGGATACTAACTGCAACATCATTGGTCTTATTCATGACCCCAGGTGTTGCATTCTTCTACGGCGGTCTGGCAAGATCAAAGAACATGGTAAACGTACTAGGCATGACACTAGTTGTAATGGGTCTAATCTCAGTACAATGGGTGTTGTGGGGATACTCTCTAGCGTTTGGTCCAGTGAACCAAGATTCAAACCTATACATGGGTTCACTAGATTATGTTGGATTCAACAAAGTATCTCACGTTGCACCTCTGGGTTCACCAGCAGCGTGTACTGACCAAGTTTACTATACTCTGAGGTCGCCATATGTTGTAAGCTCGGATGTAAAATGTAGCGCAATTTGGCCTGGAACAATTCCGCACCAACTCTTTGCAATATTCCAAGCAACTTTCGCAATCATCACTCCAGCACTAGTCATAGGCGGTATTATTGACAGAATCAAGTTCAGCGCATTCGTTGTCTTTATCCTGCTATGGGCAACCTTTGTCTATGATCCAGTAGCACACTGGGTTTGGGGCGGAGGTTTCATCTTTGCAGGCAAGCTAGACATGAATCCTGATTTGGCGCCGGCGGTGGCACTTGACTATGCAGGTGGTACTGTAGTTCACATTACCTCTGGATTCTCAGCTTTGGCTGGAGCCCTAGTCTTGGGAAGACGACTTGGATATGGCAAGGTTCCAATGGAACCACACAACATTCCAATGGTTGTCCTAGGAACAGGTATGCTCTGGTTTGGTTGGTTTGGATTCAACGGAGGTTCTGGACTAGCAGCAGACGGAATTGCAACATCAGCATGGGTTGTAACAAACACCGCAACAGGTATGGCAGCACTAACATGGATGTTAATGGCATGGGCCCACACGGGTAAGCCAAGTGTTGTCGGTACAGCATCAGGTGCAGTTGCAGGACTAGTCACTATCACACCGGCAGCCGGTTTTGTTGGACCAATGGCAGCATTGATCATTGGTATTGCAGCAGGAACTGTTTGTTATGGTTGTGTTTCATTCAAGAACTCTCGCAAATGGGACGATGCACTCGACGTTTGGGGAATACACGGAATGGGTGGTTTCACAGGCGCAGTTTTGACCGGAACCCTTGCAAGCCCACACATCTGGGATACAGGTTTTGGAATTGGCGCATGGACTGGAACACCAGAAGGCTATGAGCAACAAGCTATCAACATAATGGGCGCTCTGATATCGGCAGGCTATGCGTTTGGCGTAACTATTGTCATCCTAAAAGTAATGGATGCAGTATGGCCAGGCGGAATTCGAGTCACTCCAAAAGAGGAAGAAATCGGATTAGATCTAGCCCAGCACGGCGAAAGAGCATACGTAAACGAGTAA
- a CDS encoding sulfurtransferase, giving the protein MLISAADLAKELQNQNLILIDARSYKEYSQGHIPGAVNLDLFAYHWFDTTPQGMHIFNEQTKKLFSFVGVTLSKKIIFYDDVSGMLAARGVWMLMYFSHQNVFMLDGGIKKWQADGFELETKTNGFSPSNFDGKPNLQIIADYEHVMQNIGQSILIDARTKEEFTGDVIRGARRGHIPGAINIDFSANISEDGTIKNEKQLEELYKIPKDEQIITYCQGAYRAANSFLALKKLGFTKIKVYLGSWGEWSNRTELPVE; this is encoded by the coding sequence GTGTTAATATCGGCTGCAGATCTGGCAAAAGAATTACAAAACCAAAATCTGATTCTAATTGATGCACGTTCTTACAAAGAATATTCACAGGGACATATTCCCGGTGCAGTGAATCTGGACCTATTTGCGTATCACTGGTTTGACACAACACCGCAGGGAATGCATATTTTCAACGAGCAAACAAAAAAACTTTTTTCGTTTGTTGGTGTAACCCTCTCAAAGAAAATAATATTCTATGATGATGTCTCTGGAATGCTTGCAGCACGTGGTGTTTGGATGCTGATGTATTTTTCACACCAAAATGTCTTCATGCTTGATGGTGGAATAAAAAAATGGCAAGCAGACGGATTTGAACTAGAAACAAAAACAAATGGATTTTCTCCATCAAACTTTGATGGCAAGCCAAATCTGCAAATCATTGCAGACTATGAACATGTAATGCAAAACATTGGCCAGTCTATACTAATTGATGCGCGCACCAAAGAAGAATTCACGGGTGATGTTATTCGTGGCGCAAGGCGTGGCCACATTCCTGGAGCAATCAATATTGATTTTTCTGCAAACATCTCTGAAGATGGCACAATAAAAAATGAAAAACAGCTGGAAGAACTATACAAAATTCCAAAAGATGAGCAAATCATCACGTATTGTCAGGGTGCATATAGAGCAGCAAATTCATTTTTGGCTCTAAAAAAACTCGGTTTTACGAAAATCAAAGTTTATCTTGGCTCTTGGGGCGAATGGTCAAACAGAACCGAATTGCCAGTAGAGTAA
- a CDS encoding ATPase, with the protein MVVADLILGSVILPRSESPKAVSRLAEFEWFHKIDSENDVVTPEIDDLLLRAQKIYQSVDDIVKELQVPPIVGILEILFKGTVIKKKEYELDDIENLLNDLEKSSPSVIDSPRSLLEEHAELTKSLTEYSTLKETLEVLRNLNVDLSGLGTMKYFNTNLFIIESSDYNEIAKSLDGVTLYKYDLASKDKAGVIVISTVQDTDKVFRIFRSFNTNPFTIPAAFPQVPSHAYSLADSKIRELEKKISALDKQIATVKVKSRRDLLSLHEKARIAKEILETLRKPAGTKRFAAIQGYIPRSMEGKFKEITKQWMSVIEEIRDPKTIQGTPTLFQNPRWVKTFEVITQSQGIPKRGEVDPTPLISIMWPIFYGIMFADAGHGILLMLMGLLFKIKGQGVLSRWGMLIAISGASSAIAGVGAGEAFGFHLDHLSPFEGLLEEGGPLHSVSWLVGILSVAELNFEQVINILKVSIFLGIIHLVLAFILHIRKLYKSGNKLTAYLEAVPNLTMYGGIVVIMMCAIGANYDVMNMYSRSHTEVVPWVTIFLGDWAQVWIITRIAAIVVIGSIGAMMVGGILHAKHHPEDGGSPANVLMEVLLGKTVECLAHTISYARIGIMLLVHAALLLTVNNSFNSMGGWSSPGAIALIVGGNLGIMMIEGLIVYIQSLRLHLYEFFTKWYDGGAQPFKQIVPELLYNQLIWKKK; encoded by the coding sequence TTGGTAGTAGCCGATCTAATTTTAGGAAGTGTAATTTTGCCTAGATCCGAGTCGCCAAAAGCGGTTTCGCGGTTGGCCGAATTTGAGTGGTTTCACAAAATAGATTCTGAAAATGATGTGGTGACACCAGAAATAGACGACCTTTTGCTAAGAGCGCAGAAAATTTACCAGTCAGTTGATGATATTGTCAAGGAGCTGCAAGTTCCGCCAATTGTGGGAATTTTAGAGATCCTCTTCAAGGGAACGGTGATCAAAAAGAAGGAATACGAGCTGGATGATATCGAAAATCTCCTAAATGATTTGGAAAAGTCCAGCCCTAGTGTAATTGACTCTCCGAGGTCTCTCCTCGAGGAACATGCCGAGCTCACAAAATCTCTTACTGAATACAGCACATTAAAGGAGACGCTAGAGGTTCTCAGAAACCTAAATGTGGACTTATCAGGCCTGGGCACAATGAAGTACTTTAACACAAATCTCTTCATAATAGAATCATCAGACTATAACGAAATAGCAAAATCACTTGACGGAGTAACGCTATACAAGTATGATCTTGCAAGCAAGGACAAGGCGGGAGTCATTGTCATTTCAACAGTGCAAGACACCGACAAGGTTTTTAGAATATTTAGAAGTTTTAACACAAATCCATTTACAATTCCTGCGGCTTTCCCACAAGTTCCAAGCCATGCATATTCTTTGGCAGATTCAAAGATTAGAGAACTGGAAAAGAAAATTTCCGCATTAGACAAGCAAATTGCTACAGTCAAAGTAAAGAGTAGAAGAGACCTGCTCTCATTGCACGAAAAGGCAAGAATTGCAAAGGAAATTCTGGAAACCCTGCGCAAGCCAGCAGGAACAAAGAGGTTTGCCGCAATTCAGGGCTACATTCCAAGATCGATGGAAGGCAAATTCAAAGAAATCACCAAACAATGGATGTCAGTTATTGAGGAAATCAGGGATCCAAAGACAATCCAAGGTACGCCGACACTATTTCAGAATCCAAGATGGGTCAAGACCTTCGAGGTAATCACGCAGAGTCAGGGGATTCCAAAGAGAGGGGAGGTAGACCCAACACCGCTGATCTCGATTATGTGGCCAATATTCTACGGGATAATGTTCGCAGACGCAGGCCATGGTATTTTGCTCATGTTAATGGGATTATTATTCAAGATTAAAGGGCAGGGAGTCCTTTCCAGATGGGGTATGCTAATTGCAATCTCCGGTGCATCGTCTGCCATTGCCGGCGTAGGCGCAGGAGAGGCGTTTGGTTTCCATCTTGATCACCTAAGTCCATTTGAGGGACTGTTAGAAGAAGGCGGACCACTACATTCTGTGTCATGGCTGGTTGGAATTCTAAGCGTTGCAGAGCTGAACTTTGAGCAAGTCATCAACATACTCAAGGTTTCGATATTTCTTGGAATAATTCACTTAGTTCTGGCATTCATCTTGCACATTAGAAAACTCTACAAGTCAGGCAACAAGCTTACTGCATATTTGGAAGCAGTTCCTAACTTAACAATGTACGGTGGAATTGTAGTAATCATGATGTGCGCAATAGGCGCCAACTATGACGTCATGAACATGTATTCTCGCTCGCACACCGAAGTTGTCCCATGGGTTACAATTTTCCTAGGAGATTGGGCACAAGTTTGGATCATCACAAGAATTGCGGCAATCGTAGTCATAGGCTCTATTGGGGCAATGATGGTTGGCGGAATCTTGCATGCAAAACACCACCCAGAAGACGGTGGAAGTCCAGCTAACGTACTCATGGAAGTATTGCTTGGAAAGACAGTAGAATGTCTTGCACACACAATCAGTTATGCACGAATCGGAATCATGCTGCTTGTGCACGCAGCACTTTTACTTACTGTGAATAATTCATTCAATTCTATGGGAGGTTGGTCATCACCCGGAGCAATAGCACTAATTGTTGGCGGAAACTTGGGAATTATGATGATTGAAGGACTAATTGTGTACATCCAGTCCTTGAGATTGCACTTGTACGAATTCTTTACCAAGTGGTATGATGGAGGCGCTCAGCCATTCAAGCAAATTGTGCCAGAATTACTCTACAACCAGCTAATCTGGAAGAAAAAATAA
- a CDS encoding V-type ATP synthase subunit E, protein MSSGQNLDKTIDKVLTEAENEIVNSLKKSLSEAQHTLDSNQSVLEQEYENILAEGKKEAEKLEKQIIGNADLSARNAQLVLVEESVQKVFHKAIEKIKESSHGASYSKLITKLIQESVDVLGTSNIVVQTSKKDSDVVKSTLAKFSGATLSENTIECLGGVLAKTKDGLTKFDNTIDSRIDRMKPLIRKDIASKFGR, encoded by the coding sequence ATGTCTTCTGGACAAAACTTAGACAAAACAATCGACAAAGTCCTAACCGAGGCAGAAAATGAGATCGTAAACAGCCTCAAAAAATCACTCTCAGAAGCACAGCACACCCTAGATTCTAACCAGTCTGTCTTGGAGCAAGAATATGAAAACATCCTTGCAGAGGGCAAAAAAGAGGCGGAAAAACTGGAAAAACAAATCATCGGAAACGCAGATCTCAGTGCGAGAAACGCACAACTTGTCCTAGTCGAAGAATCCGTCCAAAAAGTATTCCATAAGGCCATTGAAAAAATCAAAGAGTCAAGCCATGGAGCATCTTATTCAAAATTAATTACAAAATTAATACAGGAATCTGTTGATGTTTTGGGAACATCAAACATTGTTGTTCAGACAAGCAAGAAAGACAGCGACGTTGTAAAATCAACACTAGCCAAATTCTCCGGCGCAACACTGTCCGAAAATACAATCGAGTGCCTCGGAGGAGTCTTGGCGAAAACAAAGGACGGTCTCACTAAATTTGATAACACGATCGATTCGAGAATCGATCGCATGAAGCCTTTAATAAGGAAAGATATTGCATCAAAATTCGGAAGGTAA
- a CDS encoding V-type ATP synthase subunit A, with the protein MVAKGRIVWVSGPAVKADGMSDAKMYETVSVGDAKLIGEVIRLTGDVAFIQVYESTSGLKPGEPVVGTGNPLSVLLGPGIIGQIYDGIQRPLKDLAEKSGSFIGRGITTTPVDMNKKYKFTPKVKVGDTVQPGSIIGSVQETDLIEHGIMVPPDHAGGKITKIVSEGTYDLETELATTDNGKTPIKMYHYWPVRKPRPYKSRYDPTIPLLTGQRVIDTFFPIAKGGTGSIPGAFGTGKTVTLHQIAKWADSQVVVYIGCGERGNEMTEVLVEFPHLKDPRTGKPLMDRTVLVANTSNMPVAAREASIYTGVTIAEYYRDMGKDVVLVADSTSRWAEALREMSGRLEEMPAEEGYPSYLASRLAEFYERAGRVRAQGSPDRDGSVTLIGAVSPSGGDFTEPVTTHTMRFIKTFWALDAKLAYSRHYPSINWMNSYSGYLADIGKWWGDNVSKDWFELRREAYGILQREDTLKEIVRLLGPEALPDEEKLILEVARMAKIGILQQNSFDDVDTYCSPQKQFKLLTLIVDFYRKGQAALREGASLADIRAMPVIATLLKARMEVKEDELAKLDALSSAIESEFKNISGVKVSA; encoded by the coding sequence ATGGTAGCAAAGGGTAGAATTGTTTGGGTTAGTGGTCCTGCAGTAAAAGCAGACGGCATGTCTGATGCAAAAATGTACGAGACAGTTTCTGTCGGCGATGCAAAACTAATCGGCGAAGTAATTCGTCTTACAGGAGATGTAGCATTTATCCAAGTTTACGAATCAACCAGCGGCCTAAAACCGGGCGAACCAGTAGTAGGTACTGGTAATCCACTTAGCGTTTTGCTAGGTCCAGGTATCATTGGCCAAATCTACGATGGAATCCAGAGGCCGCTAAAAGATCTAGCAGAAAAATCTGGCTCTTTTATTGGCAGAGGAATTACCACCACCCCAGTTGATATGAATAAAAAATACAAGTTTACACCAAAAGTCAAAGTAGGAGACACTGTGCAGCCAGGAAGTATAATTGGCTCTGTGCAGGAAACCGACCTAATCGAACATGGTATAATGGTTCCGCCAGACCATGCTGGAGGCAAAATTACAAAGATTGTTAGCGAAGGCACTTATGATTTAGAAACAGAACTTGCAACTACTGATAATGGCAAGACACCGATTAAGATGTATCATTACTGGCCAGTAAGAAAGCCAAGACCGTACAAATCAAGATACGATCCAACCATCCCACTACTGACTGGTCAAAGAGTAATTGATACGTTCTTTCCAATTGCAAAGGGCGGAACAGGTTCAATTCCTGGAGCATTTGGTACTGGAAAAACCGTAACACTGCACCAAATTGCAAAGTGGGCAGACTCTCAAGTTGTTGTGTATATAGGATGCGGAGAGCGAGGAAACGAAATGACCGAAGTACTTGTTGAATTTCCACACCTCAAAGACCCAAGAACCGGAAAACCACTCATGGACAGAACTGTCCTTGTCGCAAACACCAGTAACATGCCAGTGGCTGCAAGAGAGGCAAGCATCTACACCGGAGTAACAATTGCTGAATATTATCGAGACATGGGCAAGGACGTTGTCCTTGTAGCAGATTCCACATCAAGATGGGCAGAAGCGCTAAGAGAGATGAGTGGAAGACTCGAAGAAATGCCAGCAGAAGAAGGCTATCCATCATATCTAGCATCTAGATTAGCAGAATTTTACGAAAGAGCAGGACGTGTCCGAGCACAAGGAAGCCCAGACAGGGACGGCTCTGTTACTCTGATTGGTGCAGTATCTCCATCTGGTGGAGACTTTACAGAACCTGTCACTACACATACAATGAGATTCATCAAAACTTTCTGGGCACTAGATGCAAAACTAGCATACTCGCGTCACTATCCATCAATTAACTGGATGAACAGCTATTCTGGATATTTAGCAGACATTGGAAAATGGTGGGGAGATAATGTATCAAAGGACTGGTTTGAGCTAAGACGTGAAGCATATGGAATCCTCCAAAGAGAAGATACACTAAAAGAAATTGTCAGACTCTTAGGTCCTGAAGCACTGCCAGACGAGGAAAAACTAATTCTCGAAGTAGCAAGAATGGCGAAGATTGGAATTCTGCAGCAAAACTCTTTTGATGATGTAGACACCTACTGCAGTCCACAAAAACAATTCAAGCTCTTAACACTAATAGTTGACTTTTACAGAAAAGGCCAAGCCGCACTTAGGGAGGGTGCATCACTTGCAGACATTAGAGCAATGCCAGTAATTGCAACACTGCTCAAAGCAAGAATGGAAGTAAAAGAAGACGAACTTGCAAAACTGGATGCACTGTCCAGTGCAATAGAATCTGAATTCAAGAACATTTCTGGAGTAAAGGTCTCAGCATGA
- a CDS encoding V-type ATP synthase subunit B, with the protein MSAQGGVQYSKIAEIKGPLVIVDGVESVAFDELVEIQTTDGQRRLGKVLEVGNKKAIVQVFEGTTGLSVSGTSAKFAGKVMEMPVSEQVLGRVFDGLGRPIDELPDPIAEKFIDINGAPMNPEQREYPRDFIQTGVSVIDGMLTLVRGQKLPIFSGSGMSHNILAAQIARQAAVVGTSDEFAVVFAAIGVQYSEAEYFRRSLEESGALKRSVLFLNLADDPAIERIITPRVALTVAEYLAYDLGMHVLVILTDMTNYAEALREISAAREEVPGRKGYPGYLYTDLSTIYERAGRLRDKKGSVTQMPILTMPSDDITHPIPDLTGYITEGQIVLGRDLFRQGVYPPVNILMSLSRIMKDGIGEGRTRGDHQEISNQNYDAYSRAQEVRALAGIVGKAGLTGVDLKYLEVGDGFEKEFLTQEVDENRTIEETLGLQWKVVSLLPKNELTKVKDKFIDQYYKER; encoded by the coding sequence ATGAGCGCACAAGGTGGAGTCCAGTATTCAAAAATTGCAGAGATCAAAGGACCATTAGTAATTGTTGATGGAGTGGAAAGTGTTGCTTTCGATGAGCTAGTTGAAATTCAGACTACAGACGGACAGAGAAGACTAGGAAAAGTACTCGAAGTAGGAAACAAAAAAGCAATTGTTCAAGTATTTGAGGGAACAACAGGACTTTCAGTTTCTGGAACCAGCGCAAAGTTCGCTGGCAAAGTTATGGAAATGCCAGTATCTGAACAGGTCTTGGGTAGAGTCTTTGACGGCCTAGGCAGACCAATCGACGAACTGCCAGACCCAATCGCAGAAAAATTCATTGACATCAACGGCGCACCAATGAACCCAGAACAAAGAGAATATCCTCGAGATTTCATTCAAACAGGTGTATCAGTAATTGACGGAATGTTAACACTAGTCAGAGGCCAAAAACTTCCAATCTTTTCCGGTTCTGGCATGTCACATAATATTTTGGCAGCACAAATTGCAAGACAAGCAGCAGTGGTTGGAACATCCGATGAATTCGCAGTAGTCTTTGCAGCAATCGGCGTCCAATATTCAGAGGCAGAATATTTCAGACGAAGCCTCGAAGAATCTGGTGCACTCAAACGTAGTGTATTATTTTTGAATCTAGCAGATGATCCTGCAATTGAGAGAATCATCACACCAAGAGTAGCACTAACAGTAGCAGAATACCTAGCATATGACCTTGGAATGCACGTACTAGTAATTCTAACAGACATGACAAACTATGCAGAAGCACTAAGAGAAATCAGTGCAGCAAGAGAAGAAGTGCCGGGAAGAAAAGGTTATCCTGGATATCTTTACACTGATCTGTCCACAATCTATGAGAGAGCTGGAAGACTGCGAGACAAAAAGGGTAGTGTAACTCAGATGCCAATTTTGACCATGCCATCAGACGATATCACTCATCCAATCCCAGACCTTACTGGCTACATCACAGAGGGACAAATTGTATTGGGCCGTGACTTGTTCCGACAAGGAGTTTATCCGCCAGTAAACATTTTGATGAGTCTGTCACGAATCATGAAGGACGGAATCGGTGAAGGCAGAACAAGAGGGGACCACCAAGAAATTTCCAATCAAAACTATGATGCTTATTCTCGTGCACAAGAAGTCCGAGCACTGGCAGGAATTGTCGGAAAAGCAGGTCTCACAGGTGTGGACCTCAAATATCTCGAAGTAGGTGACGGATTTGAAAAAGAATTTCTCACACAGGAAGTGGATGAGAATCGAACCATTGAGGAAACACTAGGACTCCAGTGGAAAGTAGTGTCATTATTACCAAAGAACGAGCTAACCAAAGTTAAAGACAAGTTTATCGACCAATATTACAAGGAACGATAG
- a CDS encoding V-type ATP synthase subunit D, producing the protein MSFGQNVAATKIELLKYKRSSQVASMVQKILDDKRKVLLKNIEEMITEANKARGGIWEPLQDVYKSVNDAYLSLGTATVDSVAQSTPAVMEVDTKVKRVVDVTIPTLNVTEKDTKSMPYGFADTNSSIDRAAKQIKVLLPKICKAAEYENSIFALAKALEKTQKLLNALENVIIPQYRLRIKFILSTLEEREREEFARLKKVKAAMEKKK; encoded by the coding sequence ATGTCGTTTGGCCAAAATGTTGCAGCAACAAAAATTGAGTTGCTCAAATACAAGCGTTCAAGCCAAGTCGCATCAATGGTGCAAAAAATTCTTGACGATAAAAGAAAGGTCTTGCTAAAAAACATAGAAGAAATGATTACAGAAGCTAACAAGGCTCGTGGTGGAATCTGGGAGCCACTACAAGATGTCTACAAATCAGTAAACGATGCTTATTTGTCGCTTGGCACTGCAACTGTAGATTCTGTAGCACAATCTACTCCGGCAGTAATGGAAGTGGACACCAAGGTAAAGCGAGTAGTAGATGTTACAATCCCAACATTAAACGTTACAGAAAAAGACACAAAATCAATGCCTTATGGATTTGCAGACACTAACTCTTCAATAGACAGAGCAGCAAAGCAGATCAAGGTTTTATTGCCAAAAATCTGCAAGGCGGCTGAATATGAGAATTCCATCTTTGCTCTTGCAAAGGCGCTAGAAAAGACGCAAAAACTCCTAAATGCACTAGAAAACGTCATAATTCCGCAGTACAGGCTACGAATCAAGTTCATCTTGTCCACACTTGAAGAAAGGGAACGGGAAGAATTCGCAAGACTAAAAAAAGTCAAGGCAGCAATGGAGAAGAAGAAGTAA
- a CDS encoding ATPase → MKPIGYVFIATLAISISGLTGVAFAAEGENTTQSSGNDLKLLSAAIAFAFAAFGAGIGLGQVGAAGLAVISENPGLQSKVFIFVGMVESIAIYGIVMMFIILGQ, encoded by the coding sequence ATGAAACCAATAGGATATGTGTTCATTGCAACATTGGCAATATCAATTTCAGGATTAACTGGAGTTGCATTTGCAGCTGAAGGCGAAAATACAACACAATCATCTGGCAACGACTTAAAGTTGTTAAGTGCAGCTATTGCATTTGCTTTTGCTGCATTTGGTGCAGGCATTGGTCTTGGCCAAGTCGGCGCGGCTGGATTAGCAGTTATCAGTGAAAATCCAGGACTTCAATCCAAAGTGTTCATCTTCGTAGGAATGGTCGAGTCAATCGCAATCTACGGAATTGTCATGATGTTCATTATCTTGGGACAATAA
- a CDS encoding aspartate carbamoyltransferase regulatory subunit: MQESNLIVRRIKDGTVIDHIEGGKGLKVLEAMGISGQEGDVITVALNVPSGKYSKKDIIKVENRYLQDSDTNKLAVISPKATINIIKDYKLVEKRRVTLPNKIEKIFRCSNPDCITNSKEDIESVMEVIDKTGLVLKCKYCARILDVNQLKYT; this comes from the coding sequence ATGCAGGAATCAAATCTCATTGTTCGCCGAATAAAGGACGGTACAGTTATTGATCATATTGAGGGAGGCAAGGGTCTCAAGGTGTTAGAGGCAATGGGCATCTCTGGGCAGGAAGGCGACGTCATAACGGTAGCACTCAATGTTCCAAGCGGAAAATATAGCAAAAAAGACATCATCAAAGTAGAAAATCGATACCTCCAAGACTCCGATACCAACAAGCTTGCAGTAATATCGCCCAAGGCAACAATCAACATAATCAAGGACTATAAGCTGGTAGAAAAGCGTCGGGTCACGCTGCCAAACAAAATTGAAAAGATATTTCGCTGCTCAAACCCAGACTGCATCACAAACAGCAAAGAAGACATTGAATCAGTTATGGAAGTAATCGACAAGACCGGCCTTGTGCTAAAATGCAAGTATTGCGCAAGAATTTTGGACGTAAACCAGCTGAAATATACGTAA